A region of the Chelatococcus sp. YT9 genome:
GGGTTGCGATCGCCGGTCCAATCGCCGGCGATCGGCGGCGCCTAAGAGCGGAAGAAGTCGAGCAGGTCCCGGTTCACCACATCCGCGTGCGTGGCACACATCCCGTGCGGGAGGTGGTCGTAGGCCTTGAGCGTTCCGTTCTTGACGAGTTTTGCCGAGAGCGGGCCGGCGTTGGCGAAGGGCACGATCTGGTCGTCGGTGCTGTGCATGACGAGCGTCGGCACAGTGATGGCCTTCAGGTCTTCGGTGAAATCGGTCTCCGAGAAGGCCTTGATGCCCTCGTAATGGGCCTTGGCGCTCCCCATCATGCCCTGGCGCCACCAGTTCTGGATGAGGCCTTCGATGGGTTTCGCGCCTGGACGGTTGAAGCCATAGAAGGGTCCGGATGGAAAATCGATGTAGAACTGGGCGCGGTTTTCAGCGAGCGATTCCCGGAGCCCGTCGAGCACCTCCATCGGTAGCCCACCGGGACTGGCCGGCGTCCTCACCATGAGCGGCGGCACAGCGCCGATGATGACGAGTTTGGCAACGCGCTTCCCCCCGTGGCGCGCCACGTAGCGAACCGCTTCTCCTCCACCCGTCGAATGGCCGACGTGAATGGTATTGGTGAGCTTGAGGTGATCAAGCACGGCCGCCACGTCGGCGGCGTAATGGTTCATGTCGTGGCCCTCGCTCACCTGAGCCGATCGGCCGTGGCCACGCCGGTCATGGGCGACAACGCGATAGCCTTTGCCGAGAAAGAAGAGCATCTGCGCGTCCCAGTCATCGGCGCTCAACGGCCATCCGTGATGGAAGACGATGGGCTGAGCATCCTTCGGTCCCCAGTCCTTGTAGAAAATCTCGGTGCCGTCTTTGGTCGTTACCGTGCTCATGGTCATTATTCCGTGACTTGGGTTGGAGCGTGGAGTGATCTGTCCGTCGCGCGGCTGCGCGGTCGCAGGAAGAGCGACCGCGACCGAAGCCGACAGCGCGCCTAGGAGGAGGTCGCGCCGTGACGTTGCGGCGCGACAATGCGGTTGGTCTTTCATCGATGGGATCCTCCGTATGGTCGAGGCGCGGGAAGCGCTTGGTCTAAGTGTGATGTCGCGTCCTGACGACAGCCCGAGCGAACCGGAGCTCAGCCTGTGTCGTGCCGAAGCCCCCTTCCCCTGCGTTCAGGGGCCGGACTATCGCGGGGTCGAGAATGGCGGGGCCAGAGCCAATTTCCTGTCGTGATGATGATGGCTCATGGCTCCGTCCCGTTGCATCAAGAACGATGCAACGAGACTGCGGCAGAGCTGCGCGGCAATCCATTCGGCGGACGTGTCGTTGAGGTAATGCCAGGGTATAGGTCCATTACGTCCATGACAGCAAAGCGCCTATGAGCCCGGTGTGACTCGTCGAACGCGCCTCGACACATTGCTGGCCGCACGTCAGCGCTTGCACGGATCTTGCAAGTCGCCTGAGAAGATCTGAGGGAGATTAGGAGGTCGTCCCCGATGTTCCCAGGGCCGTCAAGCTCGCCGGTACCGGGCGAGGTATGTGGCGGGAACTGAAGCGTTGGCTGCCAGCGCCGTCAATCGCCCAGAACGATCGCGATAATTCTGGATACAGCTAGGGCCGTTGGCGGAAAGGCATCTCGCTGCGTCCGGGATCGCGCCGGGGCGTCGCCTTTCCTGCGTGCTTAGTCGAAGAGGGGGGGAAGGTCTTTCGCGGCCGGCACCGCATCTCCGCCGGGCAGGTTATCAAGTCTGTCCTGAACGGCGGCGGGGTCCACAGCTTGGCCCGCGGACTTGTAATGTGTGACGATCTGCGGAAATGCGATGGTGATCCCTACCATCAGCAGCTGAATCAGCAGGAACGGAATAGCCCCCCAATAGATCTGCCCCGTCGTCACCGGCGCGATTGTCTTGCCGGTGAGCTTATCCAGATAGGGAACACGGGCAGCGACGGAGCGGAGGTAGAACAACGCGAAGCCAAACGGAGGATGCATGAAGCTGGTTTGGAGATTGATGGACAACAGCACACCGAACCAAACGAGATCAATGCCAAGGGTTTGCGCAGCGGGAACGAGCAGCGGAATGAGGATGAAGGCAATCTCGAAGTAATCGAGGAAGAAAGCCAGGAAGAAGACGAGCAAATTCACGACGAGCAGGAAGCCGATCTCTCCACCAGGAAGCGACACAAGCAAGTGCTCGACCCAAAGATGGCCGTTCACGCCGTAAAAAGTGAGCGAAAAGACCCGGGCTCCGAGAACAATGAAGATGGCGAATGTGGTCAGCTTCGCTGTCGATTCCGTCGCCTGCCGCAAACTCGTCAGGTTGAGCCGTGCTGGGTTCTTATCGAGAAAACGTTTGATGAGGGCCAGTATAAGGGCGCCAGCGGCTCCCATGGCGCCGCCTTCGGTTGGTGTGGCAACACCAATGAAGATTGTGCCGAGGACAAGGAAGATCAGGAGAAGCGGCGGGACGAGGACGAACGTCACTTGCTCGGCGATACCCGAGATCAGACGCAGGCCCGACGAGCGTTCCACGGCCGCGACGACAACGTTGTAGCCGACGGCCCATGCGGCGACCTCCGCATAAAGGGCAACCACGGAATAGCCGCTGTTGAGAAGCCACACGTAAGCCGCAGAGAGGACGATCGCGATCCCCGCAATGAAAATCGTGGAACGCGAGCCGAGGAGACGGTTCAGCAAGGCGATGATGAGAGCGATCACCGTGCCGAGGCAGATGGCGAGGATAACGAAGTCCGGTCCAGGCGGCACTGCCGTCTGTGACAGGGTGACCGTCGCTGCGACAGCCGAGAAAAGGACAAGGAGGCCGAGCTGCCAAAGCCCGCGTTCGCCTCCAGGCTCCCGATAGACGATGGCTTCGACCGGGAGACCCGGAAGGGCTGACGGCGAGAGCATCGCTCTGGCGAATACATAGATGCCATAACCTCCCGCCAGCATGAGCCCCGGGAGAAAGGCACCGGCATACATATTGCCAACGGATTGGCCGAGTTGATCAGCCATCACGATGAGAACCAGTGATGGGGGAATGATCTGCGCCAGCGTGCCGGAAGCGGCAATGACGCCGGACGCGATGCGCCGATCATAGCCATAACGAAGCATGATCGGCAGCGAGATGAGGCCCATCGAAATGACTGAGGCGGCAACCACGCCGGTCGTTGCGGCCAGCAAGGCGCCCACGAATATCACCGCATAGGCGATGCCGCCTCGCACCGTGCCGAAGACCTGGCCGATCGTGTCGAGCAGGTCTTCAGCCATCCCTGAGCGCTCCAGAATATAGCCCATGAACGTGAAGAACGGGATCGCCAACAGAACCTCGTTGGAGAGCACACCCAGAACACGGTCTGGCATCGCCTGGAGCAGTGGCCAGGATACAGTGATCGTCTGCGGTGCAAGCGGTGCGAGCTCAACAGCAATGAAGAAGAACAAGAGACCGTTTGCAGCGAGCGAGAACGCGACTGGCGACCCCATCAACAGCATGATGACCAGGCTCGCAAACATGATGGGCGCGAGGTTCTGGGCTATGAACTCGATCATCGAGGCAGGTCCCGCGGCGTCACGATATCTGGGAGCGAGTGTCGTCGGGCTCGCTGACGGAGATGGCATCTTCGGGATCCGGCATGAAGCCGGACATGATGGCGATCCGCTTGATGATCTCGCTCAGCCCTTGTGCGAACAAGGAAATGAACCCGGCAAAAATGATCATCTTGATCGGCCAGATTGTCAGTCCACCCGGGTTGAGAGAGACTTCCCGCGATTCGAGAGATGCGAACGCATAAGGCCCGCCGAGCCACATCATCAGTCCGGCAAAGGGACTGAGGAATGCCACAAGTCCGAACAGGTCGAGCCAGTGACGCCATCGCCGCGACAGATGGCCCGCGACCACGTCAATGCGCACATGCGCCTCTTCGCGTAACGCCCAGGCCGCACACAGCATAACGACAGCGCCGAAGAGATACCATTGCATCTCCAGCCAGGCGTTGGACGAGGTCCCAAAGAAATGGCGCAGGAGTGCGTTGCCGGCTGAGATCACGACCGCGGCAAGGATCGCCCAAGCTGCGATCTGACCTAATGCCCCGTTGATTTTGTCAATCAGGCGCGAGACGAGGAGAAGAGAGCTCATGCCATGTCTTTCCCGCTGGACTTGCCAGCCGTTCAACACCGATCAGCTGTGAGCGGAACTTTGGATATACTCGTCCCGCAGCAAGCGCTTCCTGATCTTTCCAGTTTCCTCTCGCGGCAGGTTATCGCGTATCAGGAATATTGCCGGGATCTTGTACGAGGCGAGTTGCGTGGACAGAAACGCGCGTATTTCGTCCGGCTCGAGCACGACGCCTTCACGCGGTTGCACGACAGCAATTAGTCGCTCGCCGAACTCCGCGTCTGGAACCCCGAAGATCGCTGAATCGGCGATCCCGGGACATCCGGCAAGCGCGCCTTCTATCTCGGCCGGATAGATATTGACGCCTCCCGAGATGACGAGGTCGCGCTTGCGATCGCAGAGATAGAGGAAGCCGGATGCATCGAAGTAGCCGACGTCCCCGGTCGCCACGAGTTCGCCGCGCTGCAATTCGGCACGGTCGGCGGGCCTGCGATGATAGGTAAAGTCCGGATGTGCAAAGTTGCGTGCGATGATCTCGCCCGGGACGCCAGTCGGCAAGTCGCCACCTTCTTGATCCTGGATCGCAATTTTGACACCCGGCGCAGCGCGGCCAACCGTTCCGCGGTGTGCCAGCCATTCCTCGCTCGTGCAGAATGTCAGCGGACCGTGCTCTGTCGAGCCGTAATATTCATTAATAATCGGCCCCAGCCATGCAATCATCCCCTGCTTCACCGTCTGCGGGCAAGGCCCGCCTGCGTGCAGCACGAAGCGAAGCGAAGACACATCGTACCGCGCCCGGATCTGCGGATCGAGAGCAAGAAGGCGCACAAACATCGTGGGCACGGCATAGACATGGGTGATGCGATGCCGCTCGATGGTGGCAAGAAAGTCTTCGGGATCGAAGCGCGGTAAGACCACCAGGATCTCGCCGAGCCGCATGGCGCGCAGCGCAAAGAAATTCGGCGCGGTATGGTAGAGAGGCGCAGAGACCAGAACCCGGTCGCCTTCCCCGATCCCAAAGACGGCAGCGCGCATCCGCTCGCCATCGATGGCCTGTTCCGCGGTCGGCGGCGCACGGCGCACGCCCTTGGGTCGCCCCGTCGTCCCCGAGGTGTAGATGACTGCGTCCGGCGGTCGAATGGAGGGCA
Encoded here:
- a CDS encoding TRAP transporter small permease subunit; this encodes MSSLLLVSRLIDKINGALGQIAAWAILAAVVISAGNALLRHFFGTSSNAWLEMQWYLFGAVVMLCAAWALREEAHVRIDVVAGHLSRRWRHWLDLFGLVAFLSPFAGLMMWLGGPYAFASLESREVSLNPGGLTIWPIKMIIFAGFISLFAQGLSEIIKRIAIMSGFMPDPEDAISVSEPDDTRSQIS
- a CDS encoding alpha/beta hydrolase — its product is MSTVTTKDGTEIFYKDWGPKDAQPIVFHHGWPLSADDWDAQMLFFLGKGYRVVAHDRRGHGRSAQVSEGHDMNHYAADVAAVLDHLKLTNTIHVGHSTGGGEAVRYVARHGGKRVAKLVIIGAVPPLMVRTPASPGGLPMEVLDGLRESLAENRAQFYIDFPSGPFYGFNRPGAKPIEGLIQNWWRQGMMGSAKAHYEGIKAFSETDFTEDLKAITVPTLVMHSTDDQIVPFANAGPLSAKLVKNGTLKAYDHLPHGMCATHADVVNRDLLDFFRS
- a CDS encoding TRAP transporter large permease subunit, producing the protein MIEFIAQNLAPIMFASLVIMLLMGSPVAFSLAANGLLFFFIAVELAPLAPQTITVSWPLLQAMPDRVLGVLSNEVLLAIPFFTFMGYILERSGMAEDLLDTIGQVFGTVRGGIAYAVIFVGALLAATTGVVAASVISMGLISLPIMLRYGYDRRIASGVIAASGTLAQIIPPSLVLIVMADQLGQSVGNMYAGAFLPGLMLAGGYGIYVFARAMLSPSALPGLPVEAIVYREPGGERGLWQLGLLVLFSAVAATVTLSQTAVPPGPDFVILAICLGTVIALIIALLNRLLGSRSTIFIAGIAIVLSAAYVWLLNSGYSVVALYAEVAAWAVGYNVVVAAVERSSGLRLISGIAEQVTFVLVPPLLLIFLVLGTIFIGVATPTEGGAMGAAGALILALIKRFLDKNPARLNLTSLRQATESTAKLTTFAIFIVLGARVFSLTFYGVNGHLWVEHLLVSLPGGEIGFLLVVNLLVFFLAFFLDYFEIAFILIPLLVPAAQTLGIDLVWFGVLLSINLQTSFMHPPFGFALFYLRSVAARVPYLDKLTGKTIAPVTTGQIYWGAIPFLLIQLLMVGITIAFPQIVTHYKSAGQAVDPAAVQDRLDNLPGGDAVPAAKDLPPLFD
- a CDS encoding AMP-binding protein; this encodes MANASPFRATLHTSDESLGRAEFLALVEQAAAGLHALGVEPGDCVSLLMRNDSPFLVATAAVQLLGAYAVPLNWHFKKDELLYVIQDCEPKVMIAHADLLDVVSSGLAAGTSTIEVAVPPALRKAFKITDRSSGGVGALSWSDWLARQKPIALPSIRPPDAVIYTSGTTGRPKGVRRAPPTAEQAIDGERMRAAVFGIGEGDRVLVSAPLYHTAPNFFALRAMRLGEILVVLPRFDPEDFLATIERHRITHVYAVPTMFVRLLALDPQIRARYDVSSLRFVLHAGGPCPQTVKQGMIAWLGPIINEYYGSTEHGPLTFCTSEEWLAHRGTVGRAAPGVKIAIQDQEGGDLPTGVPGEIIARNFAHPDFTYHRRPADRAELQRGELVATGDVGYFDASGFLYLCDRKRDLVISGGVNIYPAEIEGALAGCPGIADSAIFGVPDAEFGERLIAVVQPREGVVLEPDEIRAFLSTQLASYKIPAIFLIRDNLPREETGKIRKRLLRDEYIQSSAHS